Part of the Tepiditoga spiralis genome, TTGTAGAAACTTTTAAATTTTCAACCTCTCCATTTAAAATTAATTTTTCTGATTTTGTTGATGCCATTTCAAAATTTCTTGTAAAAGTAACAAACTTTCCATTTGATACTTTTTCACACAATCCACAAAAAGTACATTTTCTAAGATCAATTGTTTTATTTTCTATATTTATCGCATCTTGCGGACAAACATCAGCACATTTTTCTACAATTTCTATTGAACAATTTGTATTTATTTTTGGAAGTCCTCTATAATTTTTAGGAAGTTCTATTTCTTTTTTAGGATATTTTGATGTTCTATTTTTTTGTTCAATTCTATTTTTTATTATATCAAAAAACATTTTCATTACCTCTCTTTTATAGGTCAAAGCCAGAATAAGATAAATTAAAGCTTTTATTACATAATGGAAAATCATAAATTCCTTCATTTCTTACTGCAATTTCAAGACCTTTCCAATTATTAAATGATGGATCTTTTATTTTATACCTAATAATTTTCCCATCTTTATTTGTTATTATACAATGAGATAATTCTCCTCTCCAACCTTCCTGCAAGGTTAAAATCAAAGTTTCTTTTGGTAATTTAAAATTTTGTATTACAACTTTTGAATCTATACTTTTAATTTTTTTCAATAAATTTTGTACTATTTTTAATGATTCTTTTGTTTCTTTATATCTTATCATCGCTCTAGCCATAGCATCACCAGAAGTTTCAATAATTTCTTCAAGCTTTATTTTCTTCCAACTTTCATTTGGAAAAAATCTTCTTACATCATAATTTATACCAGATGCTCTTCCAACTATACCAACCATATTTATTTTTTCTGCAATATTTTTTTCTACAATTCCAGTATCTTCTAATCTACTCAATACCCCAGCTTGAGAAAAAAACATATCTCCAACATTAATTATTTCCTTTTCTAATTGTTTTATTTTTTTTATAAAATTATTTTTTTGTTGTTCACTTATCATATTTTCAGTTCCTGGCCTAATTAATCCTCTTCCAAACCTATTTCCAGATATTTCTAATAGTATATTCAAAAATTCTCCTCTAATTCTTCCATAATAAGAAGAAACAGTTAAAAAGGCTATATCTCCACTTAAAGCTCCCAAATCACCTATATGATTTGCAATTCTTTCTAATTCTAAAGAGATTAGTCTTAATAATTTTTCATTTTCATTAATTTTTATATTCATCATTTCTTCAATAGCTTCTGAATATGAAATACTGTGAACAATCGTTGAATCTCCACTTATACTTTCTATAATAGTTGGTATTTTTTTTAATTTAACATTCTCTAATTGTTTTTCTATGCCTCTATGTTGGTATCCATGTTGAATCTCTAAATTATATACTTTTTCTCCAACACAATTAAATCTAAAGTGTCCCGGTTCTATTACACCAGCATGGATTGGACCAACAGCAACTTGATGAACTTCTTCACCTTCCATTTTATAAAAAGGATAATTTCCAGGTATTACTTTTTCATAATCATTATTAAATAAATCCTTTTTCCCAACATAATTTTTATGGTATCTTAAAGATTTAAACCATGGGTGACCTATTGGTTTTATTGAAAATTGTTCTGCTATTTCTCTTTCATATTCATTAAATTGTTCATATTTTTTTGTTAGTGATTCATATTCATTTGGTGCTTCACAAAGTCCTATCCAAAGCATTTCTGTTCTTAAAATAATGATTAACATTACTTTGTTATTCATTTCAAAAGCAAAATATTGAATTACTTTTGCATTTTTTGCCATTAATATCTCTATTTCATTATAAAAATCATCAAAAGTACTTAATGGCACTTCAGATAAATTTATTTTTTTAGTATTTTCTATATTTATAAAATTTTTATTCATAATGCACCGCCAAAAACTTCAACTGCCTTATTAATCAGTTCTAACAATTGATTAAATTGAAAAAAAGTAATAATAAATGATGTACTAAGCAAAATATATTGAGGATAAACTCTCCAATTATTTTCTTTTATTTTAGGTTCATATTCAGTTTTATCATAATACATCTTTAACATATACTTTATAAAACCTGCAACAATTAATATAAGACTAAAAACAAACAATGAAACAGCCACATATTTTCCTTTTTTTATTGAGCCCACAATTATCAAAAACTCACTAAAAAACAATCCAAAAGGTGGAAATCCCAGAATGGCAACCGTTCCTAAAAACATAGCAATGAATGTTTTAGGTAAAAATTTTACCATATTTCCAATTTTTTCTATGAGTTTTGTTTCATAGCTAATTAAAACATTTCCAGCAGATAAAAACAAAGAAGATTTTATTAATGCATGATGTATTAAATGAAAAATAGCTCCATAAGCAGCTATTCCACCTATTCCTGCTCCAAAGGCTATAATCCCCATATTTTCAACACTTGAATATGCTAACATTCTTTTATAATCAACTTGTTTTAATATAAATACTGCAGCTATTAACATAGATAATAATCCAAGAATAATTAAAGACATTTCAGCAAAAGTTCCTGCCTCAGTTACTTTTAAAACTTTTGTTATTTTAAAAATGCCTAAAAATGCTGTATTTAATAATGCACCTGAAAGAAGTGCAGAAGCTGGACTTGCTGCTTCACTGTGTGCATCTGGAAGCCAGGTGTGCATTGGTGCTAATCCCATCTTTGTTCCATATCCTATTAAAATAAAAACAAATCCCGCTTTTAACCATTCCATTTTTAAAAGAGATGGATTTTTATATAATTCAGTAAAGCTCAATGCAATTTTTAAATTTGCTTCATCTCTTGCAATTGCAATTAAAAATGTTCCAAGTAAAGCTAATGCTATACCAACAGAACATATTATTACATACTTCCATGCTGCTTCTATTGAAGTTTTTGACTTATGAATAAATATAAGCGGTGCACTTGTTATTGTTGTTGCTTCCACAGATATCCAAAATAATATTAAATTATCTGATATTGCAACTGAACTCATCGAAGCTAAGAAGAGTATCATAAATGCATTAAATATTTTTTCGTTTTCATATTTTACTTCTTTTAAATAAAAAACAGTGTAAAAAGATATTATCAAAAATAAAAACGAAGTAATTAATAGTACTATCATTCCATCAGAAGATAAAAAAACATATTTATTAAACATTGGTTTTAGGAAACCACCCCAACTTAACATTGTCAATGTAAAATGTATTATTCCAGTAATAGGTAATAAAATTTTTGATTCTTTTACAAAAAAGATCAATATTCCAATTATAAAAGGTACAATCACTATTAATTCTATCATCATTTACTCCTTTAAATTTTTTAATTTTATGGTATTTATAGTTTCAAATTTTATATTTATCTGTTGTAAAATAACTACCATAATCATAACTCCAACTAAAATATCCAATAAAATACCAAATTCAACTATATAACTACTTTTATTAATTAACATACTTCCAATTAAATATATTCCATTTTCAAGCATTAAGTATCCTATAACCTGTGTAATAGTCTTTCTTCTTGCAATAAGCAAGAACATACCTGATAAAATAGTAGCTATTGCAGTAACTCCCAAAAGATTATTTGAAATTGGAAATGATATTTTATTTTGAATAACAAATGAAAAAACAATGATCAATACTGATATAAAAATAGAAGCATGATAACCAACAATAGGTTCTAATTCTTTTTTCATTATAACTTTATCCAACACTTTTATTAACATTGTTGGAATTATAATTCCTTTTACTAAAAAGGGGATAAAAGCAAAAACTATAGTTGTAATAGTAATTTTTTCTTCTATAAATATTGGTACTAAAGATACTAAACTTCCTTGTAAAAATATTGTATAAATTAAAATTCTCAATCTACTTGAATTCAAACTAAAAATCAAAGAAAATAATATTATCATTAATAAAAGATTTAATATACTCATTTTAAAAACCCCTTAACTAATATATTGGCTAAAATTGATAAAGAAAAAGATGTTAAAATAAATTTTGGAACCTTTTCAAATTTAAATCTTGGTATTAAAGATTCAATTACGCCAATGAATACATAAATTAAAAATATTATTCCATAAAAAATTATTGTATCTAAATAAAAGTTATTAAATGAAAAGAACATTAATAATTTTGCAATGAATGCAGCATAAAACATCAATTTTAAATTAGCACCAAAATGTATAAAACCAAGATCTGGTCCACTATGATCAAGAACCATAACTTCATGAATCATTGTGAGCTCTAAATGAGTTTTTGGATCATCAACTGGAACTCTTGAATTTTCTGTTAATAAAATCATAAATAAAGAAATTATTATTAAAATCAAAGAAAGTCCATAATCACTCCAAATGTTTTTATTAAAATTGAGTATATTCATAAATGAACTGTATCCATTCATATTAACTAAAGAAATTATAGACATAAATAAAGTTAATTCAGCTAAAGCAGAATAATATCCTTCTCTGCTTCCTCCCATTCCTTCAAATGAAGAACCAGTATCCATTGCAGATATTATAGTAAAAAATCTACTCAATCCCATCAAATAAATTATAAAGACAATATCTCCATTAAATGAAAGTATTGAATTAAATCCTGCAATTGGAAAGAACATCAAAGCTATTAATGCAACAGTAAAGGATATAATTGGTCCAATTTTAAATATAAAAGTTGTTGTACTACTATATACAGAACCTTTATTAAAAAGAAGTTTTTTTAATGTATAGTAATTTATAAAAATTGAAGGTCCTTTTTTTCCTGAAAAAAATGCTTTAGTTTTTAAAATTATTCCTGAAAATAAAGGAGATAAAAATATTGTTAAAATAAATAAAATTATTGACTTCATTTAATAACCCCCATTATCAAAAACAATGTTAATGCTATAAAAATATATGCTATGTATCCATGAACATCACCATGTTGTATCCATCTTAATTTATTAGATATAAATAAAATTGGATTGACAATATACTTTTTTATTAAATATTCTGAAACATCTATTGTCTTTGATTCATACATAGTTCCTTTAGGAAAGATTCCTTTTATTTCATCTATACTTTCTTCTACTTTTATAAAAGGTTTATAAAAATTTAGTATTTCATGAGCATAAGAACTTCCAGTATATTGCATTTTAGATGTAGGATAACCATATCCACAATCCCAAGTAGTGCTATTTTTAATTTTTTTATTTTTATAAAAATACTTTCTTATTAAATAAATAATCAATAAAGAAATGATAAAAAGTGTACTTGAAAAAGTTATATTAGAAGCTATTTTTAAATCAATATTAACTTTTTGAGTTAATTTAAAACTATTAACTATATTAAAAACATTATTTATAAAAACTGAAGGAAAAATTCCTATAAAAATACAAAAAATTGTAAGTATTATCATTGGAATTAAAATAAAATAATTACTTTCTTTTGCATTTTTTGCTTTATTCGTTTTTGGAGTTCCTAAAAATACCACTCCAATTACTTTTGTAAAACACATTATTGCAAGTCCTCCTATCATTACAAGAGATAATATCACAATCAATGAAAAAACATATGGAAAGTTTGATAAATTCATTCCATTAAATACTCCAAAATATATTAAAAATTCACTTACAAATCCATTAAATGGTGGTAATCCTGCTATTGCCAGTGAGCCAATTAAAAATGTAATTGAAGTTACTTTCATTTTTTTTAAAAAACCACCCATTTCTTCAATTGATTCAATTCCTGTTTGATGTAAAATAGATCCAGCACCTAAAAATAATAAAGATTTAAATATTGAATGATTTAATATATGTAATAAACCCCCACTAAAACCAAGTAATGTAATAATAGGATTTTTTATTGTAACACCCAACATTCCAACACCAATACCCATTGTAATAATTCCAATATTTTCTACACTATGATATGCTAACAATTTTTTTAAATTATGTTGTCCTAATGCATAAACAACCCCCAAAATACCAGAAATTACTCCAATTGATATTACAATATAAGGTATCAAAGTTATGCTTGTATTTAATAACAAATACATTTTTAGTATTCCATATATACCTATTTTAATCATTACTCCAGACATAATTGCAGATACATGACTTGGAGCTATAGGATGTGCATGAGGTAACCAAATATGTATAGGTATAAGTCCTGCTTTAGAACCAAATCCGATTAAAGAAAGTATAAATGCTATTAATTTTATATTTTCAGGTAAACTTGAAATTCCATCGAATGAAAATGAATTTGTATAAGCATAAATTAAACCAAATGAAGCAAATATGAACATTCCTCCAATGTGCGTAAATATAAAATACATATGACCAGCTCTTCTTACTTTTTCTTTATTATATTCAAAAATAACAAGAAAAAAAGAAGACAAAGACATTATTTCCCAATTGAACGCAAAAGTAATCAAATTATTTGACAAAACGACTGTCATCATTGAAATAACTAACAATGAATAAAAAAAATAGTTAATTGCAATATTTTTAGATTTTTTTTCATTATTTAAATATGAAAAACTATATATTATTGATAAAAAACCTATTAAACTTATTATAGAAATAAAAAATAAAGATAATTCATTTATTTGAAATTCAATAGGAAAATAAGGTAATTTTAAATATGAAAAATTTATATTTCCATTGAATTTTACAAGCAAAAAAATTGATTCAATTAAACTTATTATAGTGCCAAAAGATATCAAACCTATTGAAAAAAATTTCATTACATTAAATTTTTTAGTTAAAAATAATGGTAAAGTACCACCTATTAATATTAAAAAAATTGACATAAAAAAAATGTCCATTTATTTTCCTCCCTTATCATTTATTAAAAAAAAATAAAATTTACTTTTAAAATTTTTTTCTCATTCTTTTTTTTATTTTCCATATAATTTTTTTAGATAAAGAAAGTTTTTTCATTTCGTTTTTCTCCTTTAAATAATATTAACTAACGTCTGTATTTTAAGTCTTAAATAAAAAAAAGTCAACACTTTTATATTAATTTTCTTTTAATTTTAGGATTTAATAAAAAAATGGTAGAATCCCATTAGATCCTACCATTTTTTTATTAAGTTACAAATTATATATTTTTAGGAATATTTATAATGAATTTAACTCCTTTACCAATTTCACTTTCACACTTTATACTTCCTTTCATTTTTTGAGTCACTAAGTTATATATAAGATTTAATCCTAATCCAGAACCACCCTTTCCCATTTTAGTAGTAAAAAATGGTTCAAATATTTTATCAATTATTTCTTTTTCAATTCCACTTCCATTATCAATATAAATTAATTCTATATTATTTTCTATTTCTTCAAAGCTTATACTTATTTTTCCATTTTTTTTGTTCTCAAAACCATGAATTATACTGTTCATTATTAAATTATTTATTATTTGATACCAATCTCCTGGATATCCTTTTAATTCTATATTTTTACCCTTAATTAAGACTTCTATATTTTTTTGTTTTAACTTTTTATTCAAAATTAAAATAGTATTATTTATATAATCTTTTAAATTAAAGTTTGTTTTTATATCATTAGAAGTTTCAACAGATACTTTTTTAAATTTTTGTATTAATTCGGATGCACGTCTTAAGTTAAACATTGTAATATCTGATATTTCTAAAGTATCTTTTATATAATTTTCAAATGTCGATTTTTTTAATTCATTATTTAAAAAATCTTTTTCTAAAGATTTTGTTTTATCTTTGAGATGAGATACTGTAGTTACACTTATTCCAAGAGGTGTATTTATTTCGTGAGCTACACCAGCAACTATTTTTCCAAGTGATGCCATTTTTTCTGTTTCAACAAGTTGCTTTTGGGTTTTTTGATATTTTTCAAGAAGATTATTTAATGATTTTGTTCTTTCTAAAACTTTAAATTCTAATTCATCGTTTAATTTTTTTAATTCAGCATTTTGTGTTTCAATTTTTTTAAAACTTTCTTTTATCTCATCTTTCATTTTATTAAAAGAACTTCCAAGCTTTCCAAATTCATCTTTTGACTTTATATCTAATTTAAAGTCATAATTACCTTTACTTATACTTTGAGTTGCATCCACTAAATATTCTAAATTTTTAGTTGATTTTGATAAAACATAATATAGAATTATTCCAATAATAAAAACTAAAATTACAATAATCGTTGTTTGATATTTTAAAATATTTTGAGTAGAAGAATTTATTGTGTTTTGTGAATTAACTAAAGTTTGGTATAATGACTCTTCAGGTAAGAAAAATCCAAGAGTCCAACTTTCTTTGTAAAAACCTTTGTTTTTATTCCATGTATTGAATGAATTCAAATTTTTCATAACAAGAATATACTTTTTATTATTTATTACTATATTTTTAAATACAGTTTTTGCTGAAGAACTTGTAAGGCTTAAATTCTTTATACTCTCATATTTACTGTCTTTAAAATATCTTTTCATTGGATTATATCCTACACCTTTTTTTCCATATATTGTAGATTCTTTTTCACCTTTTAAACCCAATGTTTTTATTCCCATATCATTTATGGCAAAAACATTTCCATTAGACTGTGAAATAAAACCAAACCCATTTTTTACTACTTTAAACTCTTTAATATAATCAATTATTTGTTGTATGGTAACATCAACACTTAAAGATCCTTCAAATTTTTTTCTTGCTTTATCCCAAATTGGATAGTTTAAGGTCATTATTATTTTTCCTGTTCCTCCATCTTGTGTTGGTCCTTTAATAATTGAAAAATCTTTTAAAGGTAGATTTGAATTATTTTTTCTTTTTTCTTCAAACTGTTCAACAAGTCCTGGATTAAATGCTTCCCAATTTGGCACGTCTGTATGAGCAGGATAAACTTTATCCATTGCATTTCCAACATCATTCCATGGATATATTCTCATAAAAGATCCATTTTTTCTTCCTGAAAAATATATCCAAAGAAGATTTGAACTATTATTATAAATAGCTGGTAATACTAAATTTAAAATAGAAGTATCATGTATCTGTTGTAAAACATCATCTCTTATACTGTTATCTTTATTTAAACAGTATCTTTGAACAAGGACAACTGTATTTTGAGTTGAATCATTTTGATACCATCTTCCATTGAACTTTAACTTATCTTTAGAGTAATCATTCTTAATCATAGTTTTTGTTATTTCTTTAAAATCTTCATTATTGTCAAAGTATTCTTGTAAAATACTTCCTGCAATTGCTTGATTTTCAAAGATATTTTTTATTTTGCTTTCAATTAAGTTTGAAGCGCTATTTAAGTAATTAGTATAATATTCTTTATAAATATTTTGCATACCAATCTTTAATTCTTTTTCTGAATTATCAGCTAATTTTTTTATTCCATAAAATGATATAAAAAGCTCTATTATTAATGCTAAAAAAAGTAAAGTTATTGATATAAATATTATTTTATTTTTAAAACTCTTAGTCATACCATCACCTCCCATATTTATATTATATCACTTATTTTATGTAACATTCTTATGGTAAAATATATTTTAATACTAATTTAATGAGGTGAAACTATGTTTAAAAATATAAAAATGATTTACTTTGATCTTGATCATACACTTTGGGATTTTGAAAAAAATTCAAGAGTTTGTCTTGGTATTTTATATGATAAATATCTTTTGAAATCAAATATTGACAAAAATTATTTCATTGATGTTTATGAAAAAAATAATGATATACTGTGGGAAATGTATAGAAAAAGAGAAATAGAAGTTTCAAAATTAAAATTGAAAAGATTTGAAAATACTTTAGATGAATTAAATTATCCCTATGAAAATAATTTAATAAAAAAATTAAATGAAAATTATATTAATTTACTTGCTGAACAAGACAAAACCTTTGATGGAACACATGAAGTTTTAAAGTATTTAAAATCAAAGTACGAAATTGGAATAATAACAAATGGTTTTAAAGAAATACAATTTAAAAAACTAAAAAGTGCAAATCTTGATAATTTTTTTAAAATTATAATTACTTCTGATTCTATTGGAATTCCAAAACCTGATAAAAAAATTTTTGATTATGCTGCAAAGCTTTCTGGATTTAATCACAATGAAATTTTATATATAGGAGATGACCTACAAACTGATGTTATTTCCTCTAAAAAAGCAGGCTTTGAATCAATTTGGTTTAATTATAAAAAGAAAAACACATCCGAAGATGTGTTTCAAATTCATTCTTTATTAGAATTACTCAATCTTTTATAATTTTATTTAAATTCATCATTTCAACAAGTGCCATTGCTGCATCAAATCCTTTGTTTCCTGACTTTATACCAGCTCTATTCAATGCTTGTTCAACCGTATCAGCTGTAATTACACCAAAAGTTATGGGAATATCCGAAGTTAAGTTTATTTGCGATATTCCCTTTGATATTTCATTTGAAACAACTTCAAAGTGATATGTTTCTCCTCTTATAACTGCTGAAAGTGCAATTAATCCATTATATTTTTTTGTTTTTACAAGTTGTTTTACTAAAAAAGGAACTTCAAAACTTCCAGGAACATAATAAACGTCTATATTTTTTTCATTTAATCCATGTCTGATTAAACAATCTTTTGCGCCTTCTAAAAGTTCTGTGGTAATGTTTGAATTAAATCTCGAAATTACAATTCCAACTTTTTCATTAGATAACTTATAATTACCTTCAAATATATTCAATTTCATCCCTCACTTTAAAAATTCATTTAATTTATGATTGAATCTTTCCATTTTCGTTTTTAAATAAAATTTGTTTTCAACTGTTAGCTTTCCAAAAAGTTTTTCCATTTTTTTAACATTTATTCCATACTTCATTAATTGATTTTTTTTATCTTCATTATTAGATAAAAGAATAATATCATTTATATTCATTGCTTTTAACATTTGAGCAGCAATTGCATAATCTCTTCCATCTGGTGGAAGCCCTATTATTTCATTTGCATCATAAGTATCCACTCCATCATCTTGAAGTGCATAGGCTTTTATTTTGTTTGTTATTCCTATATTTCTTCCTTCTTGACGCAAATAAATCAAAATACCTCTTTGTTTTATTTCATTCATTGCATTATAAAGTTGTGAACCACAATCACATTTTTTTGATTTTAAAACATCTCCTGTAACACATTCCGAATGTACTCTAACTTTTACAGGATCTCCATCAAAGATATCTCCAGAATATATCAAAAAATGTTCTTTATTATCTAACAAATTTTTAAATCCTACTATCTTAAATACTCCAAGTTCAGTTGGTAATTTTGCTTCTGAAACTTTAAATACAAATTGTTTTCTTTTCATACTTTCAATATAAATATCTTCTATATCTATTATTGGTATATCATATTCTTTTGAAAGTTGATTTATATATTCAAAGTTATGTGAATCTCCATTTTCATCTAAAATTTCTATTATTGTTGAAAATCTTTTGTATCCTATAAATTCAACTAATTCTAATGATGCCTCTGTATGTCCTTTTCTATTATTTATGCCAATTCCACCTAAAAGTTGAACATGTCCTGGATAAGAAAATAAATTAATATTATTATTTTGTGCCAGCATTTCTATTGTTTTTGCTCTTTCAAAAGAAGAAATACCTGTATTACTCAACTTATAGTCTATTGGAATAAAATAATTTGTATTGTGTTTATCTAAATTGTTTGAAGGAAGTTTAAAAAAACCTCTTTCAATTAAGAGCTTTTCATCTGCAACTGTACACAAAAGGCCTTTACCTTTTGATATCATAAAATTAATTACTTCTGAATTTATTATTTCAGATGGAAAAATTAAATCTCCTTCTACTTCTCTACTCTTATCCAAAATAATTATTGGTTTATTATTTTCAAAATTCTTCTTTATACTATTAATATCCATACTCATTCTTTCCTCCCTTTATATATCTTGCAAACACATCTATTTCATAATTTACTTTTTCATTTTTTAATAAGTACTTTAAATTTGTATTTTCTATTGTATGTGGTATTATTTGAACAAAAAATGTATCTAAAGATTTTTTTGCAACAGTTAAACTAATGCCATTTAAAGTTATTGACCCTTTTTCTACAATTGCCCAATTTTCTTTTACATTTGAAAATTGAAACAAATATGATCCTCTCTGTAATTGTTTATCTATAAATTTTACAGTACCATCAACGTGTCCCAAAACAAAATGTCCGCCAAGTCTACTTCCTACTTTTAAAGCACGCTCAATGTTTACTTTTTTTGATACTTTTAAGTTTGTTCTATTTAATGTTTCTTCTCCAATACCAAAAATTAAATAATTGTTCTCTATCTTTTCTACAGTTAAGCAAACTCCGTTTAATGCTATGCTTTCTCCTAATACAATATCACTATAAGGATTTTTTATATACACATTTCTTCCTTTAATAAACATTTCTTCTACATATTCAACTATTCCAGTAAACATTTTCCAACTCCCATAAAATGTTATTATCAATATTTTTTATACTCAACGTTTTTAAGTTTTTTTCATTTTTTAAATTTTCAAATGGTGATATTCCTCTTCCAAAAATTTTTGAACTATAAAATAAAGAAATTCTATCTGCATATTCTATAAATTCTGAAGCAACTTTTGAACCGCCTTCAACCAAAACAGAATCAATATGTCTATTATAAAGTTCCTTTAATATATCTTTTATATTCAACTTATCAGTATAAATAATTTCTGTATTTTTAAAGTTCCATTTTTCATTTGAAGACGTAAATATTATATTTTCACCTTCATTGTAAATATTCAAATTTTTGTTTGCTGTAAGTCCATGTTTATCTAAAATTATTTTTAAAGGATTTCTAATTTTTTTAGTTAATCTAACATTCAAACTTGGATTATCTTTTAATATAGTTCCAGCTCCAACAAGTATTGAAGAATAAAAATTTCTCATTTCATGAACTATTTTTCTTGAGCTTTCATTTGAAATCCATTTTGAATTTCCATCTTTATTTGCTATAAATCCATCTAAAGTGAGAGCTAATTTCAAATGAACATAAGGCCTTTTTTGTACTATATAAGTCAAAAACACTCTATTAATTCCCTTTATTTTTTCTTTCATTAAACCAACTTCAACATAAATTCCAGCATCTTTTAATTTTTTAATACCTTTTCCACCAACTAATGGATTTGGATCTTTTAATCCTACATAAACTTTTTTTATACCCTCTTTTATTATTCTATCTGCACAAGGTGGTGTTTTTCCATAATGAGAACACGGTTCAAGTGTTACATACATTTCTGAATTTTTTATTGAATAACCTTTTTCCTTTGCATTGTCTATTGCAACTACTTCTGCATGTCTACCTCCAAAAAATTCATGATATCCAGTTGATAAAATTTTATTATTTTTAACTATTACTGCTCCTACCAATGGATTTGGATTAACTTTTCCAATACCCTTTAAAGACTCATTTATAGCTAAATCCATATAATTCATATTTCACCTCTTAAAAATATAATAAAAAAGCCTGAAGAATTTTCTTCAGGCTTTTTTATTATATTTTTTATCATGATATAATTAAATATAGTCTTCTCTCATCCGGACTTTAACCGTCGGTATCGGAATTTCACCGATTCAACCTAAAAGGCTCGCGGACTATCACCGCCGGTAGGGAATTTCACCCTGCCCTGAAGAACTCAAAAAAAGTATATCACAAAAATTTTAAATTTCAAAATGGAGGTTTTATTCTTGAATTTATTGTATATAGGAACAGGTGGATTTATTGGAGCAATACTCAGATATTCTATTTCTAAGTTTATTAATCAAAAATTTCCATTTTCATCTATTCCCTATGGAACTCTTTTAGTAAATATCATTGGTGCTTTTATATTAGCTTATTTAATGTCATTGTCTATTCATAAAATAGAATTTTCAAAAGAATTTATTTT contains:
- a CDS encoding riboflavin synthase, with protein sequence MFTGIVEYVEEMFIKGRNVYIKNPYSDIVLGESIALNGVCLTVEKIENNYLIFGIGEETLNRTNLKVSKKVNIERALKVGSRLGGHFVLGHVDGTVKFIDKQLQRGSYLFQFSNVKENWAIVEKGSITLNGISLTVAKKSLDTFFVQIIPHTIENTNLKYLLKNEKVNYEIDVFARYIKGGKNEYGY
- a CDS encoding bifunctional 3,4-dihydroxy-2-butanone-4-phosphate synthase/GTP cyclohydrolase II; protein product: MSMDINSIKKNFENNKPIIILDKSREVEGDLIFPSEIINSEVINFMISKGKGLLCTVADEKLLIERGFFKLPSNNLDKHNTNYFIPIDYKLSNTGISSFERAKTIEMLAQNNNINLFSYPGHVQLLGGIGINNRKGHTEASLELVEFIGYKRFSTIIEILDENGDSHNFEYINQLSKEYDIPIIDIEDIYIESMKRKQFVFKVSEAKLPTELGVFKIVGFKNLLDNKEHFLIYSGDIFDGDPVKVRVHSECVTGDVLKSKKCDCGSQLYNAMNEIKQRGILIYLRQEGRNIGITNKIKAYALQDDGVDTYDANEIIGLPPDGRDYAIAAQMLKAMNINDIILLSNNEDKKNQLMKYGINVKKMEKLFGKLTVENKFYLKTKMERFNHKLNEFLK
- the crcB gene encoding fluoride efflux transporter CrcB: MNLLYIGTGGFIGAILRYSISKFINQKFPFSSIPYGTLLVNIIGAFILAYLMSLSIHKIEFSKEFILFFGTGMLGAFTTFSTFMYESISMIENNNLLFSAIYVSVSIIAGIFSSYFGYILGRS
- the ribD gene encoding bifunctional diaminohydroxyphosphoribosylaminopyrimidine deaminase/5-amino-6-(5-phosphoribosylamino)uracil reductase RibD, with product MNYMDLAINESLKGIGKVNPNPLVGAVIVKNNKILSTGYHEFFGGRHAEVVAIDNAKEKGYSIKNSEMYVTLEPCSHYGKTPPCADRIIKEGIKKVYVGLKDPNPLVGGKGIKKLKDAGIYVEVGLMKEKIKGINRVFLTYIVQKRPYVHLKLALTLDGFIANKDGNSKWISNESSRKIVHEMRNFYSSILVGAGTILKDNPSLNVRLTKKIRNPLKIILDKHGLTANKNLNIYNEGENIIFTSSNEKWNFKNTEIIYTDKLNIKDILKELYNRHIDSVLVEGGSKVASEFIEYADRISLFYSSKIFGRGISPFENLKNEKNLKTLSIKNIDNNILWELENVYWNS